One genomic region from Chthonomonas calidirosea T49 encodes:
- the thrS gene encoding threonine--tRNA ligase, with protein sequence MKDETKYDDLYRLRHSAAHLMAQAVGELFPGVKYAIGPPIEDGFYYDFELPCPIREEDLERIEEKMREIAARDLPIQREVLSREEAIELEKRLDQPYKLELIRDIPENEEISFYRQGDWVDLCRGPHVESTGKLKHFKLLHTAGAYWRGNEKNKMLTRIYGTIWPTEEELKDYLQRLEEAKKRDHRVLGRELGLFMFSHEVGPGLPLWLPKGAVLRETLMEFMKAEQTRRGYLPVVTPHIGNARLYERSGHLQTYHSKMFPLMRGEEEDETYVLKPMNCPHHIMIYASELRSYRDLPLRLAEFGTVYRYEQSGELTGLLRVRGFTQDDSHLFVTPEQLKEEFKGVVDLMLYTLRRLGLEEYRVRIGVRDPKDDKYIGSDENWEAAQRAIIEAVQDLGMDYEIAEGDAAFYGPKLDLMVRDALRREWQMGTVQVDYNLPERFELEYVGEDGQRHRPIMIHRAPFGSLERMVGLLLEHYAGAFPFWLAPQQVTIIPIADRHLEYAQRVRAYLQEAGFRVEIDSRNEKMGKRIRDAEVQKVPIMLICGDRDVAAQTVSIRKHGEGDLGARSIEATIAYLKELQES encoded by the coding sequence ATGAAGGACGAGACGAAATATGACGATCTTTATCGGTTACGGCATAGCGCAGCTCATCTCATGGCTCAAGCTGTGGGAGAGCTGTTTCCAGGCGTGAAATATGCCATTGGCCCGCCTATTGAGGATGGCTTCTACTACGATTTTGAGCTGCCGTGCCCTATTCGAGAAGAGGATCTGGAGCGGATCGAGGAAAAAATGCGGGAGATCGCCGCACGTGATCTTCCTATTCAACGCGAGGTGCTTTCCCGCGAGGAGGCGATAGAACTGGAAAAACGGCTCGATCAACCCTATAAGCTGGAGCTGATCCGCGATATCCCAGAAAACGAAGAGATCTCCTTCTACCGTCAGGGCGATTGGGTAGATCTCTGTCGCGGGCCTCACGTGGAATCGACGGGGAAATTAAAACACTTCAAGCTCCTACATACAGCGGGGGCTTACTGGCGCGGCAACGAAAAGAATAAGATGCTGACCCGCATCTACGGCACGATTTGGCCGACCGAAGAGGAGCTCAAGGACTACCTACAGCGATTAGAAGAGGCAAAGAAACGCGATCACCGCGTTTTAGGCAGAGAGCTGGGCCTCTTTATGTTTTCGCATGAGGTAGGGCCTGGGTTGCCGCTATGGCTTCCGAAGGGCGCGGTTCTTCGGGAAACGCTCATGGAGTTCATGAAGGCTGAGCAGACGCGTCGCGGCTATTTGCCGGTAGTAACCCCTCATATTGGAAACGCACGCCTATACGAACGTAGCGGCCATCTGCAAACCTATCACTCAAAAATGTTCCCGCTGATGCGCGGAGAGGAGGAGGACGAGACCTATGTTCTCAAACCGATGAACTGTCCCCATCATATCATGATCTACGCCTCTGAGTTGCGCTCCTATCGCGATCTCCCTCTTCGCTTGGCCGAGTTCGGAACCGTCTATCGCTATGAACAGAGCGGGGAGCTAACCGGCCTGTTGCGCGTGCGTGGGTTTACGCAAGACGATAGCCATCTCTTCGTAACCCCGGAGCAGCTCAAGGAAGAGTTTAAAGGTGTCGTAGACCTTATGCTTTACACGCTGCGACGCCTAGGCTTAGAAGAGTATCGCGTGCGAATCGGCGTGCGCGACCCCAAAGACGACAAGTATATCGGCTCCGATGAGAATTGGGAGGCAGCCCAACGCGCCATTATCGAGGCGGTACAAGACCTCGGCATGGACTATGAGATCGCGGAGGGTGACGCCGCTTTCTACGGCCCGAAACTCGACCTCATGGTGCGCGATGCCTTACGTCGTGAATGGCAGATGGGCACGGTGCAGGTAGATTACAACCTTCCAGAGCGCTTCGAGCTAGAGTATGTGGGGGAGGATGGCCAGCGCCATCGGCCTATCATGATCCATCGCGCGCCGTTCGGCTCCTTAGAGCGTATGGTGGGGCTGCTGCTGGAGCACTATGCGGGTGCCTTCCCCTTCTGGCTGGCGCCGCAGCAAGTAACCATTATCCCCATTGCCGATAGGCATTTGGAGTATGCACAGCGCGTTCGGGCCTACCTTCAGGAAGCGGGCTTCCGGGTGGAGATAGACAGCCGTAACGAGAAGATGGGCAAGCGCATTCGCGATGCCGAGGTGCAGAAGGTGCCCATTATGCTTATCTGCGGCGACAGAGATGTGGCAGCCCAAACGGTGAGCATCCGCAAGCATGGGGAGGGCGATCTCGGCGCGCGCTCCATCGAAGCTACCATTGCCTACCTCAAAGAGCTTCAGGAGAGTTAA